The Macaca thibetana thibetana isolate TM-01 chromosome 19, ASM2454274v1, whole genome shotgun sequence genome has a segment encoding these proteins:
- the DHDH gene encoding trans-1,2-dihydrobenzene-1,2-diol dehydrogenase: MALRWGIVSVGLISSDFTAVLQTLPRSEHQVVAVAARDLSRAKEFAQKHDIPKAYGSYEELAKDPNVEVAYVGTQHPQHKAAVMLCLAAGKAVLCEKPMGVNAAEVREMVTEARSRGLFLMEAIWTRFFPASEALRSVLAQGTLGDLRVARAEFGKNLTHVPRAVDWAQAGGALLDLGIYCVQFISMVFGGQKPEKISVMGRRHETGVDDTVTVLLQYPGEVHGSFTCSITAQLSNTASVSGTKGMAQLLNPCWCPTELVVKGEHKEFLLPPVPKNCNFDNGAGMSYEAKHVRECLRKGLKESPVIPLVESELLADILEEVRRAIGVTFPQDKH; the protein is encoded by the exons GTGGTGGCGGTGGCGGCCCGCGACCTGAGCCGTGCGAAGGAGTTTGCACAGAAACACGACATCCCCAAGGCCTACGGCTCCTATGAGGAGCTGGCCAAGGACCCGAATGTGG AGGTGGCCTACGTTGGCACCCAGCACCCCCAGCACAAGGCGGCGGTGATGCTGTGCTTGGCGGCGGGCAAGGCCGTTCTGTGCGAGAAGCCCATGGGCGTGAACGCGGCGGAAGTTCGTGAGATGGTCACGGAGGCCCGATCCCGAGGCCTCTTCCTTATGGAG GCCATCTGGACCCGCTTCTTTCCTGCCTCCGAGGCTCTGAGGTCTGTTTTGGCCCAGGGAACTCTAGGAGACCTCCGGGTGGCTCGGGCAGAATTTGGGAAGAACCTCACCCATGTTCCCCGGGCTGTAGACTGGGCCCAGGCCGGGGGTGCCCTGCTGGACTTGGGCATCTACTGTGTCCAGTTCATCTCCATGGTCTTTGGAGGGCAGAAGCCAGAGAAGATTTCCGTCATGGGAAGGCGTCATGAGACAG GTGTGGACGACACTGTCACGGTGCTCCTGCAGTACCCAGGAGAGGTCCATGGCAGCTTCACTTGCAGCATCACCGCGCAGCTCTCCAACACAGCCTCCGTGAGCGGCACCAAGGGCATGGCACAG ctCCTCAACCCCTGCTGGTGCCCAACCGAGCTGGTGGTGAAGGGGGAGCATAAGGAGTTCCTGCTGCCCCCGGTCCCAAAGAACTGCAATTTTGACAATGGGGCAGGCATGAGTTATGAGGCCAAGCACGTCCGGGAGTGCCTGCGCAAGG GTCTGAAAGAAAGTCCCGTGATTCCCCTGGTAGAAAGTGAGCTCCTGGCTGACATCcttgaggaggtgaggagggccATTGGAGTCACCTTCCCCCAAGACAAACACTGA